TCCTCACAATATTTCCTGGGGCGAGGTCTGTGGGTATGGGCGGCGCCTACACGGCGATTTCTGACGACGCTTTCGCCTGCTACTATAACCCGGCTGGTTTGGGTTTTATAGACACAAAAGTATTTTCGCTGATGCACGCCAACTGGCTCCCGGGCCTTTACCCGAGTATGTATTATGAATACCTGGGTTTTGCAATGCCTGTGAGCGACATTGGAACACTCGGGCTGAACTTTATATACCTGACTACGGGAGAGACGGAAGCCACGGATGAAAACGGAAACCAGATAGCGAAGTTCAGAACATTCGATTTGGCCGCGACGGCGAATTACGGCGTAGCCCTTTCCGACAAGCTTTCCGTAGGACTCGGTCTAAAGTTTATATACAGTTATTTAGCACCTTCCTGGCTTGTCAGCAGGCTGCTCAACACAAAAGGAGGAGGAGCCGGATCTTCCTGGGCTCTGGACGGCGGTGTTTTATACAAACCTTTCAGAAGCTTTTCTCTCGGGGCTTCCATTCAAAATATCGGCCCCGGCTTGAGTTACACTGAGACTGGCGAGAAGGACCCTCTTCCTCAGACTGTCAGGTTGGGTGTTTCATACCTTCTGGCGTCATACGAAAATCTTGAAGATTCGACTTTGGTCCCCAAAAAATTGTGGGAAGCGAGATTTTCTTTCGACCTCGTAAAAGTTGTCGTAGGCCTGATGGATGAGATCAAAGAAAGACAGTACAGTTATATTTGGGACGACACGTGGAAAGCTATGGGGTTGGAACTCGGATACTATGAAATGATCTATTTCAGGCTCGGCTATTTCATAGACGAAGCCGGCTCGAGAAAAGGTTTTACTTACGGCGGAGGGGTCAAATTCAGAAATTTCAATTTTGACCTTGGTATAGACTCGCCCCTTTACGATTTTCCCACGAGCAACTACAGGTTCACTTTGAATGTATGGTGGTGATGAAGAGATCTTCAATTGAAACTCAAATCCGGAATAATACTTCTCGACAAACCTAAAGGCATATCTTCTCGAAAAGCTCTCGATATAATAATCAAAAGAGCTGAACTTAAAAAAGCCGGGCACGCAGGTACAATAGATCCATCTGCGTCCGGTTTGCTCGTGATTTTGGCTGGTCAGGCGACCAAATTGAACAGATTTATACTGTCTGCTGAAAAAAAATATGTCTTCAAAGCTCTTTTTGGAAAAAAAACAGTTACTGACGATTCTGAAGGCGAGACAATTTTTGAAAAAGACCCGGGAAAGATGGAATTGACGGGTTTCAAAGTAGTCTTAAAATCGTTTACAGGACTGATAGCTCAAAGACCTCCATCGCATTCTGCCGTTAAAATTCACGGTAAAAGAGCTTACAAATTGGCAAGAAAAGGTCAAACCCCCGAACTGAAAGAGAGGATGGTCCAAGTTAAATCTCTCGAAGTGACATCGTTTGAGTGGCCTGAGGTGGAAATTGAAGCGGTAGTCACATCCGGCACTTATATAAGATCGCTGGCAAGGGATGTTGGAGATTTTCTAAATATTGGGGCTTATTGCGAAAACATCAGGAGAATTTCTATAGGTAAAATGAATGTCGATGAAGCCATAAATCTTGAAGATGAAATAGTTTTTTACCCTCTCGACAAAACTCTTTCTCATCTGCCTGAGATTTCAGATGTTTTCACAGAGAGGGATTTTTTTGACAGCCCTGGTAAATTCGCAGTTTTCCGCGATGGATCCGGGATTTTGTCAGGTGTTCTCGAAAAGAACGGCGACAGCACTAAGCTACACAAATTCAATTTTTAGATTATGCCTGATAGAGTCGTCACAGTTGGTATTTTTGACGGTGTTCACCTTGGACACAGAAAAATTATTCAAAAACTCAAAATTGTATCCAGGAACAGGCAACTCGAACCTGTTTTAGTCACTTTCAACCCGCATCCGAGAAAATACCTTTTGGGAAAATCGCCGACTTTGCTCAATGATTTAGATGAGAAAGTCAAGATTATAAAAGGTATGGGGATTAAAAATATTCAAACAATGGCTTTCGACAAGGAAATTTCCATGATGTCGGCTGAGGAGTTTATATCAGAAATTATCTTTAAAAAGTTTTCCGCTCGGCATCTCGTCATAGGCTTCAACCATCATCTCGGAAAAAACAGAGAGGGAGACAGCGATATCGTCAAGAAAATAACGCGTTATCTGGGGATGGGTTTTTCCCTCGTCAGGCCCAGCATAATTGACGGTGTTGTGGTATCGAGCACTTATATACGCTGCCTGTTGAATGAAGGCGACGTCGAAAAGGCGGCAAAACTTCTCAAGAGATTTTACAAAACCGGAGGAATTCACACTCGGGGAGCCGGAAGAGGCTCAAAAATCGGATTCCCGACGATAAATATCCTAACAAATCCCGAAATGACAGAGGTTGGGGAAGGGGTTTACGGAGTGAGAATTTATCTTGACTCCAAGCCTTTTCTTGGATTAGCATTTATCGGTAATTCTCCGATTTTTTCGGACGGCAGAAAATTTGAGGTTTTTATTCCAAATTGGAAGCCCATGGAATTCGGGGAGAGGATTGATGTAGAGTTTGTTTTTAGATTGAGAGATGTTCTGAAATTTGATAGCATTGAAGAGCTGAGAAGGCAGATACAAAAAGATGTCGAACAGCTGAATACGAAAAAGAAAGCAGGAGGTTTGAAGTGTCCATGAGTTTGTCTGAAAAAAACGAATTGATAAAAAAATACGCGAGAACACAAAACGACACGGGTTCACCCGAGGTGCAGGTAGCGATTCTCACAGAAAAGATCAAACTTTTAACCGAACATTTGAAAACTCATAAAAAAGACCATCATTCAAGAACGGGTCTTTTAAAAATGGTGAACAGGAGAAGAAAACACCTGAACTATCTGCTACAAAAAGATTACAAAAGATACACAGAAATCGTCAAGTCTTTAGGTCTGAGAAGATAATTTCCGGTTTGATACTTTTCATTTAACTTTTGGGAGTCGCACAATGCCCGTATTTGAATTTGATTTTTATTCCAAGAAGATGGTTTTCGACACAGGAAATTACGCCACGCAAAGCCACGGAAGCGTTTTGATTCGCTATGGAGATTCGGTTGTTTTAGTCACCGCGTGTTTTTCTAAAAAACAGCAAACGGAGGATTACTTCCCGTTGATGGTCGACTACAGAGAGAGAAGTTATTCCTTCGGAAAAATCCCAGGCGGTTATTCCCGCAGAGAAGGCAAATCAAGAGACAAAGAGATTTTAACCAGCAGGTTGATAGACAGACCTATAAGACCTCTGTTCCCTGAAAACTATAAAAACGACACGCAGATTATCTCTACAGTTCTCGCCGCCGACCCGGAAATGGATCCGGATGTTTTGGGTATCAACGGAGCGAGTTTGGCTTTGTGTCTCAGCCCTATTCCTTTCATGGGCCCTATAGCGGCGATAAGGTTGAGCCGGGTTGAAGGTCAGTTCATCGTCAACCCCACTTATTCCCAAATAGAAAAAAGCGATTTATCCCTTGTAGTCGCAGGTAATAAAGACAAGATAACAATGCTCGAAGGCTCGGCTCTTGAGATAAAAGAAGAGGACCTCGTTCAGGCAATCGAGTTCGCTCAGAAACCGATAAGAGAACTGATAGACAGGCAGGAAGAATTTCTCGGAGGTTTAAATGTCCAAAAAATATCTCTTGAAAATCCTACTAAACTGCCGGAAGATGTGGCTTCTGAAATCGTTGAGAAGTTTCGAGTAAAGGTCAAAGAGTTTTCTGACACGAAAAAGGGCAAAGAAGAGCGCGCTGACGCTCTCAACGCACTCAAAGAAGATGTTTGGGAGATTTACAAAGAATCCCGTCCAGAAGAAGAAAACCTGATTAAAGAAATCATTACAAGCCTTTGGAGCGAAGCCTGGCAATCACGCCTGAGAAATGAAGGTTTGAGGCCGGATGATAGAAGCGAAGACGACATAAGGCAAATAGACATAAAACTTGACGTTTTACCGAGAGTACACGGGTCGGCGGTTTTTAAAAGAGGACAGACCCAATCTCTTGCTGTGATAACTCTTGGTTCGCCATCAGACGAACAACGAATTGAAGACATAGAAGGCGATATGACAAAGAGCTTCATGCTTCATTATAACTTCCCCCCGTTTTCGGTGGGTGAGACGGGCCCTCAAAGAGGTCCTGGAAGAAGAGAGATAGGTCACGGCAACCTCGCTGAAAAGGCGATAGCGACCATCGTGCCGTCTGAAGACAAATTTCCATACACCATAAGGATAGTCTCAGAAATTCTCGAGTCAAACGGTTCGTCTTCGATGGCTTCTGTTTGTTCTTCTTCACTCGCTTTGATGGACGCGGGAGTACCTATCAAAGGGCATGTTGCCGGTATAGCGCTCGGCCTTATAAGCGCAGAAAATGATGACGAAAAAGATATAATACTCGTCGACATAGCCGGCGAAGAAGACCATGAAGGGGACATGGACTTAAAAGTCGCCGGGACAAGAAACGGCGTAAATTCCCTTCAAATGGACACAAAGATTGAGGGAATTTCGGTTAAACTTTTGAAAAAAGCTTTTGATAAAGCAAAAACTGCGAGGGGAAAAATTCTTGACATTATGGAACAAAAAATATCGAGTCCCAGAGAAAACCTCTCTCCGAACGCACCTCGCATGTACACTCTATTCATTCCAAAAGACAAAATCGGTCTTGTCATAGGACCGAGCGGAAAGACGGTAAGAGGCATTCAGGATCAGACCGGAGCGACGGTTTCTCTCGATGACAACGGCAAAGTCGTCGTCACCGCTGCAGATGAAGAGTCGGCGAAAAAAGCAGTAGACGAGATAAAAAATTTGACCCGAGAAGCTAAAGTCGGAGAGATTTACACCGGAACTGTCACAAAAACTACCGATTTTGGAGCTTTTGTTGAGATATTTCCTGGAAAAGAAGGACTCCTTCACATATCAGAAATCGACTGGAAAAGAGTGGCAAATGTAGAAGACGTACTTAAAGCCGGAGACACTGTTCAGGTCGAATGCATAAATTATGATCCCAAGGCTGGCAAGATAAGCCTATCGAGAAAAAAACTACTTCCAAAACCTTAGAAATAGAGGGGAAATCGGCTAAAAATGCCGGTCGGAAAACTTAAATATCTTCGTTCACATGAATTAAAATTTCAAAAAGTAGTCCTGAACAACGGACTTACAGTATGTTGGGAACAACTCGACCATTTGAGGTCTTGTTCTTTAGCCGTCATTGTAAATACGGGTGCCAGAGATGAAACAGAAAAATCATGGGGCTACTCTCACTTTATTGAACACATGCTTTTCAAAGGCACCGCGAAAAAAACACCTTATGAAATAGCCTCAGCACTTGAAAAAAAAGGCGGCTACCTGAACGCGATGACGGGATCAGAGAACACATGGGTCGAAGCCAGGTTTATAGACCATCAGCTTCCCGAAGTTATGGAATTGATAGGAGACATGCTTTCTGATTCTCTTCTCGAAAAAAAGAGCATTGAGGATGAAAAAGAAGTTGTCAGACAGGAGATCAAAAGCAGTTTCGATTCTCCGGACGATATGGTATTCGACCTTTTTTTCAAAGACATTTTTGGGAAACATCCGCTGGGCAGGTCCGTTTTGGGAAGTTATGAATCTGTCAAAGCCATAACAAGACCTAAACTTTTGAAGTATTATCGCCAAAATTACTCCAACACAAACACTTATATTGGACTTGTTGGAAATATATATGGCGATATTACTTCTCTTGTCAAAAAATATTTCAACCTTAGCTCAAATAAAAAAAACGTAAGAGCTGAATTTAAAAAAAGTTACATTGGATATAAAACGCATAGAAAAACTTTGGCGAAGCAGATAAACTTTATAATTGGCGGAGTGGCTCCCAACGCATCTTCTCCAGATAGATACAGGTTCCAAATTTTGATGAATCATCTTGGAGGCGGTTTGAGCAGCAGATTTTTCCAGCTTCTGAGAGAGGTAAACCCTCTTGTGTACAATGTCTCTTCTTTTTATTACCCTTATTCAGACGTAGGTATCGGTGGTCTTTACATATCAGTTTCCGCGGACAACTTAAAAAAAGTTGAAAAACTTGTAGAAAACGAAATAAAAATTATCATGGAAAACGGCTTCACGAAAGATGAAATTGAATTCTCCAAAGAACAGATGAAGGGCAATATCATTCTCGGACTCGAATCGAGTAAATCGAGGGTGAGTAAACTCCTGAACGACCAAATTTATAGAGGAAGGTGGATATCCATGGAAGAGACCGAATCGGAGATATCAAAGGTCACTGACCAGGATGTCAATGTTGAAGCTTTTAAATTTTTTTCTGATAAAAACATAATGAGGACTTACCTGAAACCGAAAGCGAGGTGACGATGAGCTCTATCAATTTGTCTAAAAAAGCGATAGAAATGCCTGCCTCACCTATTAGAAAACTTCAGACGTATTCAGACGAAGCTAAATCTAAAGGAGTGGGAGTTTATCATTTGAATATTGGACAACCCGACATAAACACCCCAAAAATCATCTTTGAATCCATGCACAAGTGGGACAGTCAAGTTTTATCCTATGGACCTTCCAACGGCATTTTTGAGCTCAGAAAAGCCGTCAGCAATTACCTCGAGAGATTCGACGCTAATTTTCTGCCCTCTCAGATCGTAGTGACACAAGGCGGCAGCGAAGCGATAGTTTTCGCTATGCAGGCTATATGCAACCCCGGGGAGCAAATAATTGTCTTCGAGCCCTTTTACACGAATTACCTCGGTTTTTCAAAGATGGCCGATGTTGAGTTGGTGCCGGTTGCGACTTCGGTCGAAGACGGATTCAGAATTCCGAAAGACGAGGTCATAGAACCAAAAATCACCCAAAGGACAAGGGGCATTATTATATGTTCACCAAACAACCCGACAGGGACTGTATATACTCATGAAGAAATGGAAAGGATAGCTCGACTCGCCCGAAAGCATGACTTGTTCGTGCTCTCGGACGAAGTTTACAGGGAATTTGTCTTTGACGGTAAAGAGCATGTCGGAATATACGCGTTTGACAATATAGCGGACAGAGCTATTGTAATGGACAGCGTTTCAAAGCGTTTTTCAATGTGCGGGGCAAGAATAGGGTACTTGGCGACAAAAAATCCAACCCTTTCTGACGCTTTTCTTCGGTTCTCCCAGGCACGCCTTTGCCCAGCTACAGTAGAGCAAATCGGAGCTTTAGCGGGATTTGAGCATTATGACGAATTTATACCGGACATGATCAAAGAATATGAAAACCGAAGGAACACAGTATATGAAGAGATTTTGAAAATAAAAAAAGCTTTCACACTCAAACCCGAAGGGGCTTTTTACTGTGTCGTTAAACTGCCGGTGGATGACGCCGACGAATTCGCCAAATTTATGCTCACTGATTTCAATTACGAGGGTCAGACCACAATGGTAGCCCCGGCAAATGGATTCTACGTCTCGAGAGACAAGGGAAAAAACGAAATCAGAATTGCTTATGTCCTTGAAGAAAAAAGGTTGAAATCCGCGATAGATGTCCTTGAAAGAGGTATAGAAGCATTCAATTCGAGGTAAAATACATCTTTTTAAACCCGGAGGCATACCCTCCCGAATATTCAACGGAATTCTCCGCCGGAGCGGATTTGAGAAGTTGCGAGGAAATAATCATCAAGTCGTTTAATTGGGGCGCCGTCAGAACCGGCTTGGCAATTGAGATTCCACAAGGGTTCCACGCGGAGATAAGACCGAGGTCGGGTCTCGCTCTCAAGAGCGGCATAACTGTGCTCAATTCACCCGGCACCATAGACTCCGACTACAGGGGCGAAGTTTTGATAATACTCGCGAATTTTTCCAAGGATGATTTCATTGTTCAAAAAGGCGACAGAATAGCCCAGATGGTGATAACGGAATCCCAAAAAGCCGCTTTTGTCAGATTCGATTCCCTTTCATCGACACGGAGGGGTGATGGCGGATTTGGCCACACAGGAATCAACTGAAAAGATTTTATTCAGCATTTGGCCAGGCCTCGGAGACATTCTTTTTTCGACTCCTTCTTTTAGAATACTGAGAAAAAAAAAACCGAACGCCAAAATAACCGTCGTCAGTTTTTGGGGCGGAGCGGGTAAAAAACTCCTTGAAATGAATCCTTACGTAGATGAAGTGATATTTTCATCTCCGGGTCGGATATTAAAACTTCTCTCCGAGTTTAAAAAAAGAAAATTCGACATCGGAATCGAACAGTCTTTTCCGGTTTTTTGGTTTTTCAAACTCGCCAAAATAAAAAAAAACTTCAGTTTTGCCGACAATTTTTTCTGGTGGCTTCTGCCAATTTCTCCCAAGAAAAACGCCGATCTGCACGCAAGCGAGCAATACCTGCTCGCGATAGATAAAATTGACGGCGTAAAACTCCGGGACAACAAGGGGTACGACCTTTTTTTATCCCAAGAGGAGACTGATAAGGCGAAGCGCCTTCTCAAAGATTTGGGTGAAAAAAGAAAATTGGTAGTCCACCCCGGAGCCAGGTGCAACAAAAATAAAAGATGGGACATAAAAAAGATAATTAAAACCTTGGAAATTGCCGTCGAATCAAACGACTTGATCACGATCACCGTCGGGGGAAAGGAAGACGAGGAGAACGCTTTTTTGATCGAGAAATCTCTTGGATCCAAAAACCTGAATTTAGTCGGAAAAACAAATTTAAGAGAGACTGCCGCGGTTTTCAGCGAGTCAGACCTATACCTGGGGCATGATTCAGGTCCTACCCATCTCGCATCCATATTCATTCCTATCGTGGCAATTTTCGCTTCGTCCAACCCAAAAAACTTCCGCCCTTTGACAGACAAAGCGATAATTGTCAGACCCCGATCTTCATGCTCGCCTTGTTTTCATTTTCCAGGTTACATGAATCTTTTCTGGGGTTTGAGGCTGAGGTGGTTTAACTATTGTCCCGCAATGGACACAATTAGCGTCCAAGAAGTCGTTGGCGCAATAGACGAGGCTCTGAGAAAATGGCAAAAAAAATGAAGGCGGCTTTTTGGATCTGTTCCAAAACAGATCCTCTTGTAATTCAGTTTTCTGTGCTGGCAACGGCTCTTGTTATAATGATGTTCGCCCGGGTAAAAAGGCGCGTGATAGCGGATAATTTCAAGTCTATGGGGCTGAAACCACAACTAAAATCAACTTTTAGGGTTTTTTACAACATGGTTTTCAACATAGTTGTCTTTTTAAGAAGCCTTGAAAAGGGGATGGATGAAATTGCCATGAGGACAAGCTTTGTAGGTATAAAAAACTTAAAAAAAATATCCACTAAAAAAAGTGTAATCATGGTCACCTGCCACCTTGGGTTATGGGATCTCGCGGCGAGGTACTTGGGTTTTTTCGGCATAGAAGTAATAGCTGTCGCTGAGTATAAAAACGTCAGCCATTTCCATTACGAACTCATGAAAAGGGTGAGGTCTTCTTCTTCGGTTCAAATACTGCCTCTCGAGAACGATACAACCCCTATAAAATTGGCGAAATTTGCAAAGAGGAATAAGGGCGCTGTCGCTCTAGTAGGCGACAGGGACATATCTGGGACTGGAAAAGAGACCGTTTTTTTCGGCAGAAAAGCTCGCCTGCCCCTGGGCCCATCTCTTTTGGCCGCCCGTCTTGACATACCCGTTGTTATAGGATACTTTGTTAGAAGTAAGGCGTGGAATTACAGAGCTTACACTTCAGAACCTATATATTTGCCCAAAGGCTGCTGCGACATGAAAAAAAAAACAGAAATGTATTTTGACGGAATCAAAAACGCTATGGAAAAGATAATTGCGGAGTACCCCGATCAGTGGATCATGTTTCATCCGCCGTGGATAAAATGAGACGAAAACTAAAAATCCTCATACTATCCGACGTCTATTATCCTACCCCAGGAGGCGTAAGCGAGCACATTTATAATTTTGCCATGAACATGAGAAATCGGGGGCACAGGGTTGTAATTGTCGCGCCTAGGGGACTGGGGAAAAAAAAATCACCCGACGGGGATTTTGACGTAATCAGGGCAGGAAAAGCAATACCATTCAGGGCTAACAAAAGCGTTGCCAAGGTCACGGCGGGTTTAAGAGTTTATTGGGAAGTAAAAGATATCATCAGAAATTACGATTGGGATGTGATCCACACCCACGGACCTTTCGCTCCGGTAATGCCTATGTTGGGGCAAAAATTCGATTCGAGAGCTTCTCTGATAGGAGAACACGTAACAGCAAAAATCGCAACTTTTCACGCCAGTTACAGAAAAGTTTTGCCCTACGAGATTTTCAAAGCTTACCTAAAAAAACCATTTTCAAAAATCGACGGTTTGATAGCTGTGAGTGAAGAAGCAAAGAAAAGCGTCGAGCAGTATTTTGAAGGCGATTTCGCGATAATACCCAACGGAGTCAATTCTGAATTTTTTAATCCAGAGCTCAAGAGAATTGAAAACTTCGACAGCTCTGATTTCAATATTTTTTTTGCCGGGAGATTTGACCCCAGAAAAGGGGTAAACTACCTGGTCAAAAGTTTCTATTTTATTCTTAAATTCGTACCCAACGCGAAACTCTGGATAGGCGGCGGCGACAGATACAGAAAACTCGGCCTCGACCTGATAATGGCAAGGTTGAAAGCCAAGAATCATGAAATCGCCAAGAGGGTCGAATACCTCAAGTTTATCCCTTTTTCACAGTTACCCCGTTATTTCAAAAGTGCCGATGTTTTTTGTTCGCCGGCGATAGGCGGAGAGAGTTTTGGAATAGTCCTTATAGAGGCAATGTCATGCGGAACTCCGGTTGTCGCTTCGGACATACCCGGGTACAGAGAAGTCGTCTCCGACGGGAAAGACGGACTTCTTTTCAGGCCTAAGGACATAAAAGACCTTGCAAAAAAAATAGTGTTTTTAGCGCAAAATCCAGAAGTTAGAAAAAAAATGGGTTTTGCAGGAAGGGAAAAGGTTCTCGCGAAGTATTCTTGGGACAAAGTCACCGACATCATCGAAAACTACTATTACGATATTCTCATCCAGAAGTCCCATGAATAAAAATCAGTTTTCCGCCGGAGTTGCAGGAGCTTTTTTTTCTTTTTATATCTACAAAAGAGGTCTTTTCGACAAGTCCTTAACTCCGATACTCCTTTACCACGACGTCACGGACAGGTTTTATTGGACGTTTTCGAGGACTACAGTTCACTTGTTCAGAAAACAAATGTCTCTGCTGAGAAAAAAAGACTTTTTCGGCGTCGGAATAAAGGAGGCTGCGAGAAATAAAACATCGGATAAAATGTTCGCGATAACTTTCGACGACGCTCTCGAATCTGTCGCAGAGAACGCTTTTCCTGTTATCGAAGGGGAGGGATTCAAAGCTGATGTCTATATAGTGACCGACTATGCCGGCAGGACAAGCGCTGAATGGGACGTAAATCTCGGAGGCATAGTCAAAAAACACATGGACTGGGACAAAATAGCCTTCTTGTCCCAAAAAGGATGGGGGATAGGGTCGCACTCCTGCACGCACAGAGATTTGACCTTGCTGACGCCCGATGAGGTGAGTGAAGAAGCCGAGAGATCCAAACAGGAGATTATCGAAAAAACAGGAGTCAAACCGGCTTTTTTCAGCTATCCGTTCGGAAGGACAAACCCAAAAATAGCCCGAATAATACAGAAAGCCGGCTACGACGGCGCTGTAACTTCCTACCCTAACCGCAATTCGTGTTTTGACCCTTTTATGATCGGCAGAAGACCGGTCTATCTCTTCGACAGCGCCTTTGACGTCCTGAGAAGAGTCGAGAGATCTTCTTGGAAAAATATTCCCTACGACTTTGCAGGGAGAGGCATAAACTTTTTCGCGAGGGGAGTCGGAATTTACAAGGAAAAAATCGAAAAATGACCCTGCAGTTGACGAGGTCTCCGAAAAATTTCGCTGAAAAAATTTTAGACAGAATATTCGTTATGAGAATTTTTATGCATTTTCCGTTTTCCGGCATTTTGATGCTCGGTTATTTATACGGCCTGCAAACTTCTTCCGACGGCGGCTTTATTGCTCTGTTTCTACGAGCAAATACATTCAATATGAAAATTTTTGTATCTTACCTCGTGTTTTATGTTCTAATGGGCGGAACATACGTTGTAAACCAGATCATAGACAGGCAATCGGACCTGATAAACAGAAAGAACTATTTCATCTCCGACGGACATATGTCGATTCAGTCCTCGGTTTTAGAAGCAATTATCCTTTACTCACTTTCACTCGGCTTTGCCCTTTACTTGTCCTTAAAAGGCTATTTCGTAGGCG
Above is a window of candidate division WOR-3 bacterium DNA encoding:
- a CDS encoding PorV/PorQ family protein; translated protein: MKKIIFALTLLFILVQSIWASTNQAAAIFLTIFPGARSVGMGGAYTAISDDAFACYYNPAGLGFIDTKVFSLMHANWLPGLYPSMYYEYLGFAMPVSDIGTLGLNFIYLTTGETEATDENGNQIAKFRTFDLAATANYGVALSDKLSVGLGLKFIYSYLAPSWLVSRLLNTKGGGAGSSWALDGGVLYKPFRSFSLGASIQNIGPGLSYTETGEKDPLPQTVRLGVSYLLASYENLEDSTLVPKKLWEARFSFDLVKVVVGLMDEIKERQYSYIWDDTWKAMGLELGYYEMIYFRLGYFIDEAGSRKGFTYGGGVKFRNFNFDLGIDSPLYDFPTSNYRFTLNVWW
- the truB gene encoding tRNA pseudouridine(55) synthase TruB, with translation MKLKSGIILLDKPKGISSRKALDIIIKRAELKKAGHAGTIDPSASGLLVILAGQATKLNRFILSAEKKYVFKALFGKKTVTDDSEGETIFEKDPGKMELTGFKVVLKSFTGLIAQRPPSHSAVKIHGKRAYKLARKGQTPELKERMVQVKSLEVTSFEWPEVEIEAVVTSGTYIRSLARDVGDFLNIGAYCENIRRISIGKMNVDEAINLEDEIVFYPLDKTLSHLPEISDVFTERDFFDSPGKFAVFRDGSGILSGVLEKNGDSTKLHKFNF
- the ribF gene encoding riboflavin biosynthesis protein RibF; translated protein: MPDRVVTVGIFDGVHLGHRKIIQKLKIVSRNRQLEPVLVTFNPHPRKYLLGKSPTLLNDLDEKVKIIKGMGIKNIQTMAFDKEISMMSAEEFISEIIFKKFSARHLVIGFNHHLGKNREGDSDIVKKITRYLGMGFSLVRPSIIDGVVVSSTYIRCLLNEGDVEKAAKLLKRFYKTGGIHTRGAGRGSKIGFPTINILTNPEMTEVGEGVYGVRIYLDSKPFLGLAFIGNSPIFSDGRKFEVFIPNWKPMEFGERIDVEFVFRLRDVLKFDSIEELRRQIQKDVEQLNTKKKAGGLKCP
- the rpsO gene encoding 30S ribosomal protein S15, producing the protein MSMSLSEKNELIKKYARTQNDTGSPEVQVAILTEKIKLLTEHLKTHKKDHHSRTGLLKMVNRRRKHLNYLLQKDYKRYTEIVKSLGLRR
- a CDS encoding polyribonucleotide nucleotidyltransferase, encoding MPVFEFDFYSKKMVFDTGNYATQSHGSVLIRYGDSVVLVTACFSKKQQTEDYFPLMVDYRERSYSFGKIPGGYSRREGKSRDKEILTSRLIDRPIRPLFPENYKNDTQIISTVLAADPEMDPDVLGINGASLALCLSPIPFMGPIAAIRLSRVEGQFIVNPTYSQIEKSDLSLVVAGNKDKITMLEGSALEIKEEDLVQAIEFAQKPIRELIDRQEEFLGGLNVQKISLENPTKLPEDVASEIVEKFRVKVKEFSDTKKGKEERADALNALKEDVWEIYKESRPEEENLIKEIITSLWSEAWQSRLRNEGLRPDDRSEDDIRQIDIKLDVLPRVHGSAVFKRGQTQSLAVITLGSPSDEQRIEDIEGDMTKSFMLHYNFPPFSVGETGPQRGPGRREIGHGNLAEKAIATIVPSEDKFPYTIRIVSEILESNGSSSMASVCSSSLALMDAGVPIKGHVAGIALGLISAENDDEKDIILVDIAGEEDHEGDMDLKVAGTRNGVNSLQMDTKIEGISVKLLKKAFDKAKTARGKILDIMEQKISSPRENLSPNAPRMYTLFIPKDKIGLVIGPSGKTVRGIQDQTGATVSLDDNGKVVVTAADEESAKKAVDEIKNLTREAKVGEIYTGTVTKTTDFGAFVEIFPGKEGLLHISEIDWKRVANVEDVLKAGDTVQVECINYDPKAGKISLSRKKLLPKP
- a CDS encoding insulinase family protein, with translation MPVGKLKYLRSHELKFQKVVLNNGLTVCWEQLDHLRSCSLAVIVNTGARDETEKSWGYSHFIEHMLFKGTAKKTPYEIASALEKKGGYLNAMTGSENTWVEARFIDHQLPEVMELIGDMLSDSLLEKKSIEDEKEVVRQEIKSSFDSPDDMVFDLFFKDIFGKHPLGRSVLGSYESVKAITRPKLLKYYRQNYSNTNTYIGLVGNIYGDITSLVKKYFNLSSNKKNVRAEFKKSYIGYKTHRKTLAKQINFIIGGVAPNASSPDRYRFQILMNHLGGGLSSRFFQLLREVNPLVYNVSSFYYPYSDVGIGGLYISVSADNLKKVEKLVENEIKIIMENGFTKDEIEFSKEQMKGNIILGLESSKSRVSKLLNDQIYRGRWISMEETESEISKVTDQDVNVEAFKFFSDKNIMRTYLKPKAR
- a CDS encoding pyridoxal phosphate-dependent aminotransferase, which produces MSSINLSKKAIEMPASPIRKLQTYSDEAKSKGVGVYHLNIGQPDINTPKIIFESMHKWDSQVLSYGPSNGIFELRKAVSNYLERFDANFLPSQIVVTQGGSEAIVFAMQAICNPGEQIIVFEPFYTNYLGFSKMADVELVPVATSVEDGFRIPKDEVIEPKITQRTRGIIICSPNNPTGTVYTHEEMERIARLARKHDLFVLSDEVYREFVFDGKEHVGIYAFDNIADRAIVMDSVSKRFSMCGARIGYLATKNPTLSDAFLRFSQARLCPATVEQIGALAGFEHYDEFIPDMIKEYENRRNTVYEEILKIKKAFTLKPEGAFYCVVKLPVDDADEFAKFMLTDFNYEGQTTMVAPANGFYVSRDKGKNEIRIAYVLEEKRLKSAIDVLERGIEAFNSR
- the dut gene encoding dUTP diphosphatase yields the protein MQFEVKYIFLNPEAYPPEYSTEFSAGADLRSCEEIIIKSFNWGAVRTGLAIEIPQGFHAEIRPRSGLALKSGITVLNSPGTIDSDYRGEVLIILANFSKDDFIVQKGDRIAQMVITESQKAAFVRFDSLSSTRRGDGGFGHTGIN
- a CDS encoding glycosyltransferase family 9 protein, yielding MADLATQESTEKILFSIWPGLGDILFSTPSFRILRKKKPNAKITVVSFWGGAGKKLLEMNPYVDEVIFSSPGRILKLLSEFKKRKFDIGIEQSFPVFWFFKLAKIKKNFSFADNFFWWLLPISPKKNADLHASEQYLLAIDKIDGVKLRDNKGYDLFLSQEETDKAKRLLKDLGEKRKLVVHPGARCNKNKRWDIKKIIKTLEIAVESNDLITITVGGKEDEENAFLIEKSLGSKNLNLVGKTNLRETAAVFSESDLYLGHDSGPTHLASIFIPIVAIFASSNPKNFRPLTDKAIIVRPRSSCSPCFHFPGYMNLFWGLRLRWFNYCPAMDTISVQEVVGAIDEALRKWQKK